A section of the Sedimentisphaera cyanobacteriorum genome encodes:
- a CDS encoding DUF1638 domain-containing protein, producing the protein MMPELLPDKCPLEGQKRLKLLCCEALRREAYLCAARSRNIVDIQFLRRSLHDTPEKLNETLAEALAGTKDSEGNQYDAILLGYGLCSNSVLGIRSELPLVITRAHDCAAILLGSRHRYQELFDSEKGIFWYSPGWIETCLMPGQEKHEKMRQEYVEKFGEDNAEYLMEMEQSWIKEYSKAFFVKWPEFDTKEYEIYTQKCAEYLEWEYRKIEGSSKLFQKMLDAHWDEDEFLIVPPGEVIQESVCDDKIMGSTDEN; encoded by the coding sequence ATGATGCCGGAATTACTCCCAGATAAATGCCCGCTGGAAGGGCAGAAAAGATTAAAACTCCTGTGCTGCGAAGCTCTCAGACGCGAGGCTTATCTATGTGCAGCAAGAAGCAGGAACATTGTGGATATTCAGTTTCTGCGGAGAAGCCTCCATGATACACCGGAAAAGCTGAACGAAACTCTCGCCGAAGCCTTGGCCGGCACAAAGGACAGCGAGGGCAATCAATATGATGCAATCCTGCTGGGCTACGGGCTCTGCAGCAACAGCGTACTGGGTATCAGATCTGAGCTCCCGCTCGTTATCACTCGCGCCCACGACTGCGCCGCTATACTGCTCGGCAGCAGGCACCGGTATCAGGAACTTTTCGATTCGGAGAAGGGGATATTCTGGTATTCACCCGGCTGGATTGAAACCTGCCTTATGCCGGGGCAGGAAAAGCACGAGAAGATGAGGCAGGAGTATGTCGAGAAATTCGGCGAGGACAACGCTGAATACCTCATGGAGATGGAGCAGAGCTGGATAAAGGAGTATTCGAAGGCGTTTTTTGTGAAGTGGCCGGAGTTTGATACGAAGGAATACGAAATCTATACCCAGAAATGCGCCGAATACCTCGAATGGGAGTATCGAAAGATCGAGGGCAGCAGCAAACTTTTCCAGAAAATGCTCGATGCCCACTGGGATGAGGATGAGTTCCTCATCGTTCCGCCGGGAGAAGTGATTCAGGAAAGCGTTTGCGATGATAAAATAATGGGCAGCACCGATGAAAACTGA
- a CDS encoding lipoprotein, protein MKKAIIVIFLASAITVLSGCGKGLGMTAAERQREYMNIQDVGAKQLNDDINVLLHSDRPSRLTDKYIR, encoded by the coding sequence ATGAAAAAAGCAATCATTGTTATTTTTCTCGCTTCGGCGATTACGGTTTTGTCCGGCTGCGGCAAAGGCCTCGGTATGACTGCTGCTGAGCGGCAAAGAGAATATATGAATATTCAGGACGTTGGAGCCAAGCAGCTTAACGACGACATAAACGTTCTTCTGCATTCCGACCGTCCGTCAAGACTTACCGACAAATACATAAGATAA
- the cdaA gene encoding diadenylate cyclase CdaA: protein MDLAPIIYYLQRVGSYDPLVVVIEFVLIGSIIWWVVNFLEGTRGERLFRGVFFILLAGAIILKLFVERFSLERVEFLYNGFLLAILVTAVAAFQPELRRALIRIGQAGISPSARPDVERALEEVLIAVNNLSEQKTGAIIVFEGRVGLRDYIETGVRMDAAVSSQLLETIFYEGTPLHDLAVIIRGDRIVAGSIQLPLAEIGSLDDSQLGSRHRAAVGISQASDATALVVSEETGTISLAVDGKLERNVKKTEIKKQIAELNKPFTGKGGSVKRGKRQ, encoded by the coding sequence ATGGATCTGGCTCCTATCATATATTATTTGCAGAGAGTCGGCTCTTATGATCCTCTTGTAGTGGTTATAGAGTTCGTACTCATCGGCTCGATTATATGGTGGGTTGTCAATTTTCTGGAGGGCACAAGGGGCGAGAGGCTCTTCAGGGGCGTATTCTTCATCCTGCTTGCCGGCGCTATAATCCTCAAGCTGTTTGTAGAGCGTTTTTCCCTTGAGAGGGTTGAATTCCTTTACAATGGCTTTCTGCTTGCAATTCTCGTTACTGCTGTAGCGGCCTTTCAGCCCGAGCTGCGCCGTGCGCTGATACGCATAGGCCAGGCAGGCATATCTCCCTCAGCCCGTCCCGATGTAGAAAGAGCGCTTGAAGAGGTGCTCATTGCAGTGAACAATCTTTCAGAGCAGAAAACAGGTGCTATAATAGTTTTTGAGGGCAGAGTAGGTCTTCGTGATTACATAGAAACCGGCGTGCGTATGGATGCCGCAGTCTCCAGTCAGCTCCTTGAAACGATCTTCTACGAAGGCACACCCCTTCACGATTTGGCTGTGATAATCCGAGGTGACAGAATCGTCGCCGGAAGTATTCAGCTCCCGCTCGCCGAGATCGGCTCTCTTGATGATTCACAGCTTGGCTCGCGCCACCGCGCCGCTGTTGGTATCAGCCAGGCCTCAGATGCCACAGCTCTTGTAGTGAGCGAGGAAACAGGCACAATATCTCTCGCTGTGGACGGGAAGCTCGAGAGGAATGTCAAGAAAACCGAAATTAAAAAACAGATTGCCGAACTCAACAAGCCGTTCACGGGAAAAGGCGGTTCCGTTAAAAGGGGCAAACGCCAGTGA
- a CDS encoding glycosyltransferase family 4 protein, with the protein MNIVHVITRLIVGGAQENTIITCREQVKRGHNVTLITGPSPGPEGDLMEQAEKEEFDLILQPDILRPILPLTDMRAYTGLKELLKSLKPDIVHTHSAKAGILGRLAGWNIKDESSRPAVVHTIHGLAFHEYQNPLLSRMYIEIEKFAAKKCDAIISVADTMTRKCLANGIGSPELFSTAYSAVDVEDFQNPPSREQSEEFCEKYSLGKSSTVAACIARITELKGHNYIIEAAERLVSEYPDLIWLLVGNGSLTEKIKADIERAGLSDNFRFTGLLQPSEIPLAIHCSDFLVHCSLREGLARVLPQAMLCGKPVVSFDIDGAAEVVNENTGRLIAPMDIEGLTRACSELAESPQLREQLGAAGRELAVKLFSPGKMLESIENAYRRAGAAI; encoded by the coding sequence ATGAATATTGTCCACGTTATAACGCGTCTGATTGTAGGTGGCGCTCAGGAAAATACTATCATAACCTGCCGTGAGCAGGTAAAACGAGGGCACAATGTTACGCTGATAACAGGCCCGAGCCCAGGCCCGGAGGGCGATTTAATGGAGCAGGCCGAGAAGGAAGAATTTGACTTGATTCTTCAGCCTGATATCCTCCGCCCGATTCTCCCCCTAACCGATATGCGTGCTTATACCGGCCTGAAAGAACTGCTCAAAAGCCTCAAACCTGATATCGTGCATACTCATTCGGCAAAGGCAGGCATACTTGGAAGGCTTGCGGGCTGGAATATAAAAGATGAAAGCTCCCGCCCCGCAGTTGTGCATACCATTCACGGACTTGCCTTTCACGAATACCAGAATCCGCTCTTAAGCCGGATGTATATCGAGATTGAAAAATTTGCCGCAAAAAAATGCGATGCGATTATCTCTGTTGCAGACACTATGACGCGAAAATGCCTTGCCAATGGAATAGGAAGCCCCGAGCTTTTCAGCACGGCATATTCTGCTGTTGATGTTGAGGATTTTCAAAACCCTCCTTCACGCGAGCAGAGCGAAGAATTCTGCGAAAAATATTCTTTAGGCAAATCCAGCACCGTTGCCGCCTGCATAGCAAGGATTACAGAGCTAAAAGGGCATAACTATATCATTGAGGCCGCTGAAAGGCTCGTCAGCGAATATCCCGATCTCATCTGGCTCTTGGTTGGAAACGGCAGCCTCACCGAAAAGATTAAGGCCGATATCGAAAGGGCAGGGCTGAGCGATAATTTCCGTTTTACAGGCCTGCTTCAGCCCTCAGAGATACCTCTTGCCATCCATTGCAGCGATTTCCTCGTTCACTGCTCCCTGCGAGAAGGGCTCGCTAGGGTTCTGCCTCAGGCAATGCTCTGCGGGAAACCTGTGGTGAGCTTTGATATCGACGGAGCAGCGGAAGTGGTGAATGAGAATACCGGAAGGCTCATTGCTCCGATGGATATTGAAGGGCTCACCCGCGCGTGCAGTGAGCTTGCAGAATCCCCGCAGCTTCGCGAACAGCTCGGCGCAGCAGGAAGAGAGCTTGCAGTTAAGCTTTTCAGTCCTGGAAAGATGCTTGAATCTATCGAAAATGCCTATCGCAGGGCCGGTGCTGCTATCTAA
- a CDS encoding CARDB domain-containing protein: protein MLRHIIILITLSGLVMGYSGGDGSAGDPYQLSSSADILQLSSSSSDWFSNFVLTSDIELTGEDFTPIGTASQPFYGNFNGSGYSVSGLSINRSDLSVLGLFGMIGDDAIVENLTLTGTVVCSDGGWVYGGLLAGANRGFILNCTTNGTVSIDSSTAYSGGIAGSNENLGVISESSFSGTVFSNSTSGGISGISEGLIDECTVSATVIARDNPAGFVYAGGIAGINGIDGAIKLCSSTGVVDASVNLDSKNTTSCAGGFAGYCDQYSSIRKSGTDCEVNSFSSGLTASAFAGGGVGQSNTETAAEKSFASYTASADAQGQSAYSYSGGFFGQSGSNVSSCFALGSAESLASGSPDIALSGGFIGNCTGGEISNCYSAGSASGKTDSSAGFIGKTSDGQGTACFWDTEASGLDNAIARNSGLSFDITGLTTAQMQSSSSFIDAGWDFASVWQMPADGGYPELQEAAAPQNELAELSITSPGSLPENISSGQIITLDVSILNSGAASTNGSFRMRIYYAGQEPVNCETASSAGFQQIGELEAGESRVEQVSFEVPELSGDIYFVLMIDSGRSVEESDETNNCSDVLSSQIYAFSGGSGTPEDPFWISDKSELIYLGENPSLYNKSYILTDDIDMGGEFFDNSVISPNDPMQSSFTGAKFTGTFDGAGRVLRNFTINAPYTNYAGLFGAVAEGGEIKNLHISEAEVRISRANYAGGFAGLLEGKITGCSIKNSTVDAEYISKYAGGIAGSADGSSAEISDCSSFAMETIIASLYAGGIAGEVSSGADLTLCFSATDGLEASYYAGPLAGAVRNAQISSSYWDSSIMAPGSAEEPSAGLAENAGITAYPRTTEQMKTRSNYADWPWRTLWHLSPGRYPVQISRVDINLDNYVDGDDLIHIAYNWLSQTPAEADFNRDGTVDITDFSIGANWWLSEY, encoded by the coding sequence ATGCTCAGGCATATCATTATTTTGATTACCCTCTCCGGGCTTGTTATGGGTTATTCAGGCGGGGACGGCTCTGCTGGGGATCCATACCAGCTCAGCTCTTCAGCGGATATTCTCCAGCTCAGCTCTTCCAGCAGCGACTGGTTTTCCAACTTCGTTCTCACTTCCGATATTGAGCTGACAGGGGAGGATTTCACCCCGATAGGCACAGCCTCACAGCCCTTTTACGGGAATTTCAACGGCTCAGGCTACTCTGTGAGCGGGCTCAGCATAAACCGAAGCGATCTCTCAGTGCTCGGTCTTTTCGGAATGATTGGCGATGATGCAATAGTGGAAAATCTAACGCTGACTGGAACTGTTGTTTGCTCAGATGGCGGCTGGGTTTACGGCGGCCTGCTTGCAGGCGCCAACAGAGGCTTCATTCTCAACTGCACGACTAACGGGACAGTGAGCATAGACTCATCTACCGCTTATTCAGGCGGGATAGCAGGCTCTAATGAAAATCTCGGGGTTATCTCCGAGAGCAGCTTTTCGGGCACAGTTTTCTCCAACAGCACCTCAGGCGGAATCTCTGGAATAAGCGAAGGCCTCATAGACGAATGCACTGTTTCAGCAACGGTAATCGCAAGAGACAATCCAGCGGGCTTTGTGTATGCCGGAGGAATTGCAGGGATAAACGGAATCGACGGAGCGATTAAGCTGTGCTCCTCAACGGGCGTTGTGGATGCATCCGTAAACCTCGATTCGAAAAACACAACCTCCTGCGCCGGCGGATTCGCAGGCTACTGCGACCAGTATTCCAGCATACGCAAATCCGGCACAGACTGCGAGGTTAATTCATTCTCCTCCGGCCTGACAGCAAGCGCATTTGCAGGCGGCGGAGTTGGCCAGAGCAATACCGAAACCGCAGCTGAGAAAAGCTTTGCGTCTTATACTGCCTCAGCGGATGCCCAGGGGCAAAGCGCATACAGCTATTCTGGAGGCTTCTTCGGTCAGTCCGGGAGCAATGTAAGCAGCTGTTTCGCCTTGGGCTCGGCCGAATCTCTCGCTTCCGGCAGTCCGGACATAGCTCTTTCAGGCGGTTTTATAGGAAACTGCACTGGAGGTGAAATATCAAACTGCTATTCAGCAGGTTCGGCTTCAGGAAAAACAGACAGCTCAGCAGGATTCATCGGAAAAACTTCCGACGGCCAAGGCACGGCCTGCTTCTGGGACACAGAGGCAAGCGGGCTGGATAATGCAATAGCACGAAACAGCGGGTTAAGCTTTGATATTACCGGGCTAACCACTGCCCAGATGCAGAGCTCTTCATCATTCATTGATGCAGGCTGGGATTTTGCTTCTGTATGGCAGATGCCTGCAGATGGAGGATACCCAGAGCTTCAGGAGGCAGCGGCTCCGCAGAATGAGCTCGCAGAGCTTTCAATAACCTCCCCGGGGAGCCTGCCGGAAAATATTTCTTCAGGCCAGATTATCACCTTAGACGTTAGCATTTTGAATTCCGGAGCAGCCTCCACCAACGGAAGTTTCCGGATGAGGATATACTATGCAGGCCAGGAGCCGGTAAACTGCGAAACCGCATCTTCTGCGGGTTTCCAGCAAATAGGCGAGCTGGAGGCGGGCGAATCCCGCGTGGAGCAGGTGAGCTTTGAGGTACCCGAACTCTCAGGGGATATATACTTCGTGCTTATGATAGACAGCGGACGCAGCGTTGAAGAAAGCGATGAAACAAACAACTGCTCAGATGTTTTGTCCTCGCAGATATATGCCTTCTCCGGCGGTTCCGGAACACCCGAAGACCCGTTCTGGATATCGGACAAATCCGAACTTATCTATCTCGGAGAAAACCCCTCTCTATACAACAAGAGCTACATACTGACTGATGATATAGATATGGGCGGTGAGTTTTTTGACAATTCGGTAATCAGCCCGAACGACCCTATGCAGAGCAGCTTTACAGGTGCAAAATTCACGGGCACATTCGACGGAGCTGGCAGGGTGCTTAGAAATTTCACGATCAATGCCCCATATACCAACTATGCAGGCCTTTTCGGGGCGGTAGCAGAGGGCGGCGAGATAAAAAATCTGCACATATCCGAAGCGGAAGTAAGGATATCAAGAGCCAACTATGCAGGCGGATTTGCAGGCCTTCTGGAAGGAAAAATCACAGGCTGTTCAATCAAAAATTCAACAGTGGATGCAGAATACATATCCAAATATGCAGGGGGGATTGCAGGTTCGGCCGATGGCAGCTCTGCTGAAATCAGCGACTGCTCAAGCTTTGCAATGGAAACGATAATCGCCTCTCTGTATGCCGGCGGAATTGCTGGAGAGGTGAGCTCGGGGGCAGATCTTACGCTGTGCTTCTCTGCAACAGATGGTCTTGAAGCTTCGTACTATGCGGGGCCTTTGGCAGGGGCTGTGAGGAACGCTCAGATCAGCTCTTCATACTGGGACAGCTCCATTATGGCTCCCGGCAGCGCTGAAGAGCCCTCTGCAGGGCTGGCTGAGAATGCCGGAATCACTGCTTACCCGAGAACTACCGAGCAGATGAAAACCCGCTCAAATTACGCCGACTGGCCTTGGCGGACGCTCTGGCATCTAAGCCCGGGCAGGTATCCGGTTCAGATATCACGAGTGGATATAAATCTCGATAACTACGTAGATGGAGACGACCTTATACATATTGCCTATAACTGGCTGAGCCAAACCCCAGCGGAGGCCGATTTCAACCGAGACGGGACAGTGGATATCACAGACTTCTCAATCGGTGCGAATTGGTGGCTTAGTGAATATTAG
- the rpe gene encoding ribulose-phosphate 3-epimerase, producing the protein MHLPEPGTIEIAPSLLSADFSCLAEEVSDVENSGVKIIHLDIMDGHFVPNITIGPPVVSSLRKTSDLCFDAHLMISQPQRYIKDFANAGADHITFHIEAEGDPRDTIAMIEEAGCSAGICIKPATSPEEVLEIASLCRMILVMTVEPGFGGQVFREKCAEKCAFLRETLGKDLRIEVDGGINEQTAGKAGQLGADTLVAGSAVFGSRNRREAIEKIADSAIKS; encoded by the coding sequence ATGCATCTGCCTGAACCCGGAACAATAGAAATAGCCCCCAGCCTGCTCAGTGCGGATTTCTCCTGCCTTGCAGAGGAAGTTTCAGACGTTGAGAACAGCGGGGTGAAGATCATACATCTGGACATTATGGACGGCCATTTTGTTCCGAATATAACGATAGGCCCGCCTGTAGTTTCATCATTGAGGAAAACCAGCGATTTGTGCTTTGATGCGCATCTGATGATTTCCCAGCCGCAAAGATACATAAAGGATTTTGCAAATGCAGGTGCAGACCATATAACTTTCCACATTGAAGCAGAGGGAGACCCCCGAGATACAATTGCAATGATTGAAGAGGCCGGCTGCAGTGCAGGGATTTGCATTAAACCTGCCACGAGCCCTGAAGAGGTTCTTGAGATTGCATCCTTATGCAGGATGATTCTCGTTATGACAGTAGAGCCGGGTTTCGGCGGGCAGGTTTTCCGCGAGAAGTGCGCTGAGAAATGCGCTTTTCTCCGAGAAACTCTGGGCAAGGATTTGAGAATTGAGGTTGACGGCGGAATAAACGAACAGACCGCAGGCAAAGCCGGGCAGCTCGGGGCAGATACATTAGTTGCCGGCTCGGCTGTTTTCGGCAGCAGAAACCGCAGAGAAGCGATTGAGAAAATCGCCGATTCAGCAATCAAAAGCTGA
- a CDS encoding HAD family hydrolase, with translation MKFKAVIFDFDGVIADTELLHYMAFCRVLEKEAGKIEKDTYWDKYLGFTDKEALEAMSRDYGFELTEEKLGWLIDEKAAVFDELASTESCILDGFSRLTSSLSRAGIKMAICSGALFSDIEGIFSAEAERSGQNFFKYFDAVVTADDVNRGKPHPEGYLKAVEKLGRTASGVLSPAECTVIEDSHWGLEAGAAAGAKTVGVTGTYSRSELEAKADMVVDSLAELSAEKISGIFQ, from the coding sequence ATGAAATTTAAAGCAGTAATATTCGATTTTGACGGGGTGATAGCAGATACAGAGCTGCTTCACTATATGGCTTTCTGCCGAGTCCTCGAGAAGGAAGCGGGTAAAATAGAGAAAGACACATATTGGGATAAATACCTTGGCTTCACGGACAAAGAGGCTCTTGAGGCGATGAGCCGAGATTACGGCTTCGAGCTCACCGAAGAGAAGCTGGGCTGGCTTATTGATGAGAAGGCGGCAGTTTTTGATGAGCTTGCAAGCACAGAAAGCTGCATACTTGACGGCTTCAGCAGGCTTACAAGTTCGCTTTCGAGAGCCGGGATTAAGATGGCAATCTGTTCTGGTGCACTTTTTTCTGATATCGAGGGTATATTTTCCGCTGAAGCGGAGAGAAGCGGGCAAAACTTCTTTAAATATTTCGATGCTGTAGTAACAGCGGATGATGTAAACCGTGGCAAGCCCCATCCGGAAGGCTATCTAAAAGCCGTTGAGAAGCTTGGACGCACTGCCTCAGGCGTGCTAAGCCCAGCAGAGTGCACAGTAATAGAAGATTCGCACTGGGGACTGGAGGCCGGAGCAGCAGCGGGAGCGAAAACTGTCGGCGTTACCGGTACATACAGCCGCAGCGAGCTCGAGGCTAAGGCGGATATGGTTGTTGATTCGCTTGCTGAACTAAGCGCAGAAAAGATCAGCGGAATTTTTCAATAG
- a CDS encoding GAF domain-containing SpoIIE family protein phosphatase produces the protein MAKKLKKKEIHEEIYNITTLAAGAFSLQEVLDKLAKAAVEISGAKACSMRLLSSETMDLEMRSTYGLSEAYKNKGVVTKDDPVIKETFRGKAVVINDMQNDKRVQYPIASQKEGLVSQLTVSMEFRQRPVGVLRLYASRKHFFGENDISIARLVGSQCAVAITNARLYGTAIKMNQMQGQMDLAGIIQRRMMPKTLPAIEGLDIAASYRPCYSVGGDFYDFTLIDDKTLVFLMADVIGKGIPAAMIMSMFHGGFKALIECGRGCRRYSIFNFADVLNNFACKHCNKGEFITTFIGVFEFRKGLLHYTNCGHEPGLLLRNSEIIELDKGGPVLGLDIKSQFESGTIDLKENDIYMFYTDGLVDAVNFDGHFWGKNNLYQTAKRCTHKMDAETITKTVLNYRRRFTGLSQQQDDTSLVTFKVNKLNTETAQPEYNI, from the coding sequence ATGGCAAAGAAGCTGAAGAAAAAAGAAATACACGAAGAGATATACAATATCACCACCCTTGCAGCGGGCGCATTCAGTTTGCAGGAGGTGCTGGATAAGCTCGCCAAGGCAGCGGTTGAGATCTCCGGTGCAAAGGCCTGCTCTATGAGGCTTCTCTCTTCTGAAACGATGGACCTTGAAATGCGAAGCACCTATGGGCTCAGCGAGGCTTACAAGAATAAGGGTGTGGTAACAAAGGACGACCCGGTAATCAAAGAGACCTTCAGGGGAAAAGCGGTTGTGATAAACGATATGCAGAACGACAAAAGGGTTCAGTATCCCATTGCCAGCCAGAAGGAAGGTCTTGTGAGCCAGCTTACTGTATCTATGGAATTCCGCCAGAGGCCGGTAGGGGTGCTGAGGCTTTACGCCTCAAGGAAACACTTCTTCGGCGAGAACGATATCTCCATAGCAAGGCTGGTGGGCTCGCAGTGCGCCGTGGCGATAACCAATGCCCGCCTGTACGGAACAGCTATAAAAATGAATCAGATGCAGGGGCAAATGGACCTTGCAGGGATTATCCAGCGAAGGATGATGCCCAAAACACTCCCCGCTATAGAAGGGCTCGATATCGCTGCATCATACCGGCCGTGCTACAGCGTGGGCGGGGATTTCTACGACTTCACCCTAATCGACGATAAGACGCTCGTTTTCCTCATGGCAGACGTAATCGGCAAGGGGATTCCCGCTGCCATGATTATGTCTATGTTTCACGGGGGATTCAAAGCGCTTATCGAATGCGGCAGAGGCTGCCGGCGATACAGCATATTCAATTTTGCAGACGTTTTGAACAATTTCGCCTGCAAACACTGCAATAAGGGCGAATTCATAACGACATTTATCGGGGTGTTCGAATTCAGGAAGGGGCTTCTGCACTACACCAACTGCGGCCACGAACCCGGACTGCTTCTGAGAAACAGCGAGATTATCGAGCTGGATAAGGGCGGGCCGGTTCTCGGGCTTGATATTAAGTCCCAGTTTGAAAGCGGAACAATAGACCTCAAGGAAAACGATATCTATATGTTCTACACAGACGGGCTTGTGGATGCGGTGAATTTCGACGGCCATTTCTGGGGCAAAAACAACCTCTATCAAACTGCAAAGAGATGTACCCACAAAATGGATGCTGAAACAATAACTAAAACTGTGCTGAATTACCGCCGCAGATTTACCGGACTATCACAGCAGCAGGACGACACAAGTTTGGTAACGTTTAAGGTGAATAAACTCAACACCGAAACAGCACAGCCGGAATACAATATCTGA
- a CDS encoding endonuclease III domain-containing protein, translating into MIQERLLEIYEILLCEFGRQNWWPGDSRFEIAVGAILTQNTNWNNVEKAINNIKAENMLSPESLYKCPEEKLTELIRPAGYFNVKAKRLKAFLKWLIENHGADIDSLESIYAGDLREELLSIKGIGRETADSIILYCLDKPSFVVDAYTARIFIRHQFIDQTADYEQIKELFEGALPEESKLYNEYHALIVQLGKNYCKKRKPLCDECPLGHLPRSLEEEY; encoded by the coding sequence ATGATTCAGGAAAGACTTTTAGAAATTTACGAGATCCTTCTTTGCGAATTCGGCAGACAGAACTGGTGGCCCGGGGACAGCCGCTTTGAGATAGCAGTTGGGGCGATTCTAACTCAGAACACAAACTGGAATAACGTTGAGAAAGCTATAAACAATATAAAGGCTGAAAATATGCTCAGCCCCGAAAGCCTTTACAAATGCCCAGAGGAGAAACTCACCGAGCTTATCCGACCTGCAGGGTATTTCAACGTAAAGGCAAAAAGGCTGAAAGCCTTCCTGAAATGGCTTATTGAAAATCACGGCGCAGATATAGATTCGCTCGAAAGTATCTATGCTGGCGATCTGCGTGAAGAGCTTTTGAGCATTAAAGGCATCGGGAGGGAAACGGCAGATTCTATAATCCTTTACTGCCTTGACAAGCCGTCTTTTGTTGTTGATGCATACACAGCAAGGATATTTATCCGGCATCAGTTTATAGACCAGACAGCAGATTATGAACAAATTAAAGAGCTTTTCGAAGGCGCTCTTCCAGAAGAGAGCAAACTTTACAACGAGTATCACGCTTTGATAGTGCAGCTGGGTAAAAATTACTGTAAAAAGCGAAAGCCGCTATGCGATGAATGCCCGCTTGGGCACCTGCCCCGCAGTTTGGAAGAAGAATACTGA
- a CDS encoding sensor histidine kinase has protein sequence MEKNNKNQKCSTEEDLQRLAYAVSHDMREPLRMIASYLQLIEMEIGDKFTEESRTYMDNALKGARDLNGFIDGLVEYSRVTTDGHKFELTDLNELIEDVKLDMRNEIKASGAEITYSQLPAILVDERQFLQLFRHIIDNSIKFQGESAPKIRIYAEAKKGTVEFTVSDNGIGMHPENAQKAAGFFTKLNPREDHPGCGMGLAVVKRIVQRHGGELKIQSLPGHGTNIIFTIRP, from the coding sequence ATGGAAAAAAACAATAAAAATCAGAAATGCAGCACAGAAGAAGATCTTCAGCGGCTCGCATACGCTGTATCTCACGATATGCGCGAGCCGCTGAGGATGATTGCAAGCTACCTTCAGCTTATCGAGATGGAGATTGGGGATAAATTCACCGAAGAAAGCAGAACCTATATGGACAACGCCCTCAAAGGGGCAAGAGATTTGAACGGATTTATCGACGGTCTCGTGGAATATTCGAGGGTTACAACGGACGGCCATAAATTTGAGCTTACCGATTTGAACGAATTAATCGAAGATGTGAAGCTGGATATGCGAAATGAGATCAAGGCGAGCGGAGCGGAGATAACTTACTCTCAGCTGCCTGCAATTCTGGTGGACGAAAGGCAGTTTCTCCAGCTGTTCCGGCATATTATCGACAATTCGATCAAGTTTCAAGGCGAGTCAGCGCCTAAAATAAGAATATACGCTGAAGCAAAAAAGGGGACGGTTGAATTTACCGTAAGCGATAACGGCATTGGTATGCACCCTGAAAATGCGCAGAAGGCAGCAGGCTTTTTTACAAAGCTCAATCCCCGCGAGGATCATCCCGGCTGCGGCATGGGGCTGGCAGTGGTAAAGAGAATAGTTCAAAGGCACGGCGGGGAGCTGAAAATCCAATCTCTGCCTGGGCACGGGACAAATATAATTTTTACAATTAGGCCGTGA